In Dyadobacter subterraneus, a single genomic region encodes these proteins:
- a CDS encoding TIGR03364 family FAD-dependent oxidoreductase translates to MSKSAIVIGAGIVGLATARALGARGYHVTVIERSSKAVGASIRNFGMVWPIGQPEGKMYERALKAKSIWKEVLTGAKLWFHEGGSLHMAYHQDELNVVKEIVEVSDKRPVRVLTAQETLDMSPAVNANGLLGSLFCEDEMIVDPRQAIAGIPAYLTEKYGVNFIWDTAIAEVDYPTVRSGAKQWAADEIFVCSGQDFETLYPAIFSASPLTKCKLQMLRLEAQPDNWKIGPSLCGGLSLIHYDGFKAAPSLETLKARYKEEYAEYLKWGIHVMASQNGLGEITVGDSHEYALTFDPFDREFINTMILDYLATFAQFKSPKVFQTWHGIYPKMTNGNTEIVLKPEDGVTIINGLGGAGMTLSFGLCDQVIGGTYQ, encoded by the coding sequence ATGAGTAAATCAGCAATTGTGATCGGTGCAGGGATTGTTGGGCTGGCAACGGCACGCGCATTAGGTGCAAGGGGCTATCACGTTACGGTTATCGAAAGATCAAGCAAGGCAGTTGGAGCCTCGATCCGCAATTTTGGTATGGTGTGGCCTATTGGGCAGCCGGAAGGAAAGATGTACGAAAGAGCTTTAAAGGCTAAAAGTATCTGGAAAGAAGTTTTAACGGGTGCAAAACTTTGGTTTCATGAAGGAGGAAGTTTGCATATGGCTTACCACCAGGATGAACTGAATGTTGTGAAAGAGATTGTTGAAGTGAGCGACAAACGGCCTGTTCGTGTATTAACGGCTCAGGAAACACTGGATATGTCGCCGGCCGTAAATGCAAACGGATTGTTGGGCTCCTTATTTTGTGAAGATGAAATGATCGTCGATCCAAGGCAGGCAATTGCCGGAATTCCGGCTTACCTTACTGAAAAATACGGTGTGAATTTTATCTGGGATACTGCCATTGCCGAAGTGGATTATCCGACGGTAAGATCAGGCGCAAAACAGTGGGCGGCAGACGAAATTTTTGTATGCAGCGGTCAGGATTTTGAAACACTTTATCCAGCCATATTTTCAGCTTCACCATTAACGAAATGCAAGCTTCAGATGCTTAGGCTTGAAGCGCAGCCGGATAACTGGAAAATTGGTCCGTCATTGTGTGGGGGACTATCTTTGATTCATTATGATGGTTTCAAAGCGGCGCCTTCTCTTGAAACATTGAAAGCGAGATACAAGGAAGAATATGCAGAATATTTGAAATGGGGAATTCACGTGATGGCTTCACAAAATGGCCTTGGCGAGATTACGGTAGGTGATTCGCACGAATATGCACTGACCTTTGATCCTTTTGACCGTGAATTTATCAATACGATGATTCTTGATTATCTGGCTACTTTTGCGCAGTTCAAATCGCCGAAAGTATTCCAGACATGGCATGGAATTTACCCGAAAATGACAAACGGAAATACCGAAATTGTTTTAAAACCGGAGGATGGGGTTACCATCATTAATGGATTGGGCGGCGCAGGAATGACACTTTCATTCGGCCTTTGCGATCAGGTGATCGGCGGAACTTATCAATAG